The following proteins are encoded in a genomic region of Corynebacterium atypicum:
- a CDS encoding acyl carrier protein: MGDLAAQLAAKFNTSVPLDASPAEPDATSATPQKKRPVDPRAQTDPDFAHFAGLVADVLGCEPTEVHRHSRLRADLGADSLSVIELTVRAEEEFGVRLNDRTVLGFHTLGDAADYLSKAQQKREDGE, translated from the coding sequence ACTAGCCGCTAAGTTCAACACGTCGGTACCGCTCGACGCTAGCCCCGCCGAGCCCGACGCCACCTCGGCCACGCCCCAGAAGAAGCGCCCCGTCGATCCCCGAGCGCAAACAGACCCGGACTTCGCCCACTTTGCGGGCCTGGTCGCCGACGTCCTGGGCTGCGAGCCCACCGAGGTGCACCGGCACAGCCGGCTGCGCGCCGACCTGGGCGCGGACTCGCTCAGCGTGATCGAGTTGACGGTTCGCGCCGAGGAGGAATTTGGGGTGCGCCTCAACGATCGCACCGTCCTCGGGTTTCACACGCTTGGCGACGCCGCCGACTACTTGAGCAAGGCGCAACAAAAACGCGAGGACGGTGAGTAA
- a CDS encoding Re/Si-specific NAD(P)(+) transhydrogenase subunit alpha, producing the protein MLIGIPREPDPSQPLVAATPDTVGKLIKLGYTVAVESGAGAHAAFSDDAFRAAGATIVGPEVWDADVVTTLDTPPAQYRERMRAGATLIARLAPARHEELVGALARENLTALAIDAIPRISRAQSMDVLSSMANIAGYRAVIEAANHFGRLFTGQVTAAGKIPPATVYVIGAGVAGLAAIGTANSLGAIVKATDLRPEVAEQVESMGAQFVAIPAAAEESEDGYAKEMNEAQAEAAAKLYAAESAAADIVITTANIPGRTSPILLTAADVDAMQPGSVVVDMAAANGGNCELTRPGEIFRTEGGVTIIGLTDLAGRLPSQASQLYGQNIVNLLKLLTPAKDGKLSLDLDDEIVRSITVTASRQGPSVTGQQVAEPAADNEAVIYWPPPPVKVSAAPTAAAEPPAAEEAPEAEKSPWPRRLWAGFGLLLGVALVLASPAAVSADYLVLMLAIVVGFYVITAVTHSLHTPLMSETNAISGIILVGAVLQVGSTNLAVSVLAFIAIVIASINIFGGFTVTHRMLAMFRQEA; encoded by the coding sequence ATGCTAATCGGAATCCCCCGGGAGCCCGACCCTTCGCAGCCGCTGGTAGCGGCCACCCCGGATACCGTTGGAAAGCTCATCAAGCTGGGCTACACAGTTGCCGTCGAAAGCGGCGCCGGTGCTCACGCGGCGTTTTCGGACGACGCCTTCCGGGCCGCCGGCGCCACCATCGTCGGCCCCGAGGTGTGGGACGCGGATGTGGTGACCACCCTCGATACCCCTCCGGCACAGTACCGCGAGCGGATGCGCGCGGGTGCCACGCTGATCGCCCGGCTCGCGCCGGCGCGCCACGAGGAGCTCGTCGGCGCACTAGCCCGCGAGAACCTCACCGCGCTGGCCATCGACGCCATTCCCCGGATCTCCCGGGCGCAGTCGATGGACGTGCTTTCTTCCATGGCTAACATCGCCGGCTACCGCGCCGTCATCGAGGCAGCGAATCACTTCGGTCGCCTGTTTACCGGGCAAGTCACCGCCGCCGGGAAGATCCCACCGGCCACGGTGTATGTGATCGGCGCTGGAGTCGCGGGGCTGGCCGCAATCGGTACGGCGAACTCGCTGGGTGCCATCGTCAAGGCCACCGATCTGCGTCCCGAGGTCGCTGAGCAGGTCGAGTCGATGGGCGCCCAGTTTGTGGCCATCCCGGCCGCCGCCGAAGAATCCGAGGACGGCTACGCCAAAGAGATGAACGAGGCGCAAGCCGAGGCCGCCGCCAAACTGTACGCTGCGGAGTCCGCGGCCGCGGACATCGTGATCACCACGGCGAATATTCCCGGCCGCACGTCCCCGATCCTGCTTACCGCCGCCGACGTCGACGCTATGCAACCGGGCTCGGTGGTGGTGGACATGGCCGCCGCTAACGGGGGCAACTGCGAGCTCACCCGCCCCGGCGAGATCTTCCGCACCGAGGGCGGAGTGACCATCATCGGGTTGACCGACCTGGCCGGACGTCTTCCCTCGCAAGCCTCCCAGCTGTACGGGCAAAACATTGTCAACCTGCTTAAGCTGCTCACCCCGGCCAAGGACGGTAAGCTCTCGCTCGATCTGGACGACGAGATCGTGCGCAGCATCACCGTCACAGCCTCACGCCAAGGCCCCTCGGTAACCGGGCAGCAAGTCGCAGAACCGGCCGCGGACAACGAGGCCGTGATCTACTGGCCACCCCCGCCGGTCAAAGTATCGGCCGCGCCCACAGCCGCTGCCGAGCCCCCTGCCGCCGAGGAAGCGCCCGAGGCGGAAAAGAGCCCCTGGCCGAGGCGTCTTTGGGCAGGATTCGGGCTGCTCCTCGGCGTCGCTCTGGTGCTCGCCAGCCCCGCCGCGGTCTCCGCGGACTACCTGGTGCTCATGCTCGCCATCGTGGTGGGCTTCTACGTAATCACCGCCGTGACGCACTCGCTGCACACCCCGCTAATGAGCGAGACAAACGCGATCTCGGGCATCATCCTGGTGGGCGCCGTGCTCCAGGTGGGCTCGACTAACCTCGCCGTCTCGGTGCTGGCGTTTATCGCCATCGTGATCGCGAGTATCAACATCTTCGGCGGCTTCACGGTCACCCACCGCATGCTCGCCATGTTCCGACAGGAGGCGTGA